The window CATTTTAGTCCccgtatttttatttttgttactgTATTCTTTTAAATTTTCTCTTGAATTTTTTATAAGAGTTTGTGGTGTAATTCGTTAAAAGTATTCACTTTTGCATGTCAGGTTCCTAGCTTGTcgcacaaatattttttttttctttttaaattttgagttCACAACATTGTCTTGCATAATTTTCGTTTGgctgatgatttttcattaaaagatgTTCGCACTCTAAAATAGCCATTGTGCAATCTTTAtaaatatgttttatttctaaatatataaagtttaaaGTGCACAATAACTTTTTTCGAGTGTGAATAACAACACAATTtctattttcataaatttataaaactaaatgtcttaaatttaatcaaattgtGGATTTACTTAAATGATACCTTTAAAGGTGAATCTAGATTTTTGCTCTTGTGGAGCATCAAGGAAAATAGACTATTGGAGCATTAGACTCTTAATTATGATGGATTGTAGTTTTGGGCCTTGAGTAATAAATTCCTTAAATTTAttagttgatttgataaaatgTGTAACATTGgcctatctgttttaattatgtAAGATTTGTCGTCCTTGGTAAAATGTTGTTGACATGCGAATTTGGCTTACCCCTACCTCGATCAAATCTTCTCCCTCAAGTGTCAAGGgctcaaaacacacaaataaTCAACGACACTCTACCATGCCTCCTTTCTCGCCCTCATGCTCCTATTTCTGAGTCGAGAATCGACCAAACTAAATCGAAAATAACCCTCTATTAGTAGGTTAGTTGATTATAATGAGCTCAAGGATGTCATCTTTAATGAGTCAAGTATACGCGGTTTGATTCTTAACCATAAACATAAGGCTTGCATCGCACATATTCGGATCATCAAGTATTGGCTTGTATTGGTAAACTCACTTTTCGCTTGAAACTACCCCTttacaaatcaaagaaaaatcaaagtatAAGAGAAGCAAAAGTCAAGATCATTATCTATCTCGGAAATGGCTTACAAGTTTATTTTTAACGATTGATTAGACGATCAACTTATGTTAAAAATTATAAACGGATCTTAGTATAAAACGTTGAATTGCaatgtgagaaaattaaaacattataacccaTTTGGAAATAAGCCTACGTGGATGGTGTGGAAAAAGCACacgtaaaaaaatatataaaaggaGAGCAAGGGGGAagggaaaggaaaaataaataaaaaaagcaagAGGCAATACAAATGAGAACCGCCCCTTCCCTCTCTGGCCTTCTCCCATTCTCCGCTTCGTACATTCAGTCGGGTCAAGTTCTCCATTGTAAGATTccaactctctctcctctctctctctctctctctctctaactcgcTAAGAGCCGCCCACACCCACACCGCAACACACTCGCACCGTCGCTTTGCATTCATCGattaatgtgtattttttttctcagaGTTTTGCTTGTGGCGGGAACGCACTTTTGGCGACATTGTCGCCGATTTGTTCCTTTTTCCGgtattcttttgatttttttattattttctgcaATTGCCTATTGAGCCTCAATGCATTTGTCTAATTGTCAATGAAACGTGAATCGCATGCTGGTTTGGTCAATTGGTAGTTGTGTCCACAAAGCGCGGCGTTTCTAGAATCTAGGGTTTCTGTTGTTTGGCTACCGGAACTGGGTCTGTTTGGCTGGTGAGAATATTGGGTGTTGAAaaggagagagcgagagagattttttgttttgatttgttttcgAAAAATGAATGAATAAGCTTTCGGATGAAGGTGTTAGGGGTGAATGGACTTAAAGCTTTCTCTTTTCGTTTTTCCATGTGTGTTTGGTACCTTATATATCATGCCATGCGTTGATCTGTGCTTACTGAAGATGTTGATTGTTGGGTTTGGTTGAGTGGATTGTGTTGATATGAACCGATGTTCgctttgtctttcttttttcgTTCTAACGGGATGCGTCTATGTGCTTGGGATCTTGTTACATTGCTTTTctggttttattttctttaagcTCCGCTTCATTTATTGGGAAATTGAGGAAAGTGAAAATTTCAAGCCCTATGATTTAAGTCGATTTAGTTTCTCATGTGGTGAAATATCTTTATGTGGGATGTTGTGtgtgttttcttgtttcaggaactaAATTAACCATATGCAAGCTTGTGTGCCTTGGCATTGCATCAGCACCGAGTAATAAGGATGCCTCTATTGAAAAGAAAGCCGTTTCCCTTGGCTGAACTGCCTGATGATTTGGAATCTCATGAGCTTGTATACCAAGTTCGAACTACAAAAGAGATATTTCGAGACTACGGGTATCCTTTTTTTAGCCCTTGGGAAGCTGTGtggcttttttgtttttcttttcttttatttttgtaggtttgtttttattttggatcTCTCTGAGTTTTAGTACATTACTGTGGTCTCCAAGGCAATTAAGTGGAATTTATGCAAACAAGGTCAACCAAAGTGCGTTATGTCTTTGACTTCTTAAAATATTGGTAGAACACCCTTTAGCTTCTCAAGTCTCCTGCATTGTCACAACCTTTTGTTTGTCTGACTTAACATGGAGCAGTGAATATCTGAACCGGATAAATTTGTATCGCATGAGAATTTGGATGTGCAAAGTCTCTGGAAAAACTAATTTGACTTATGAAGAGGCTTTGCTATCAGAAGAACGTGCTACTGAGAAGGTTCAGCAGTTTCCCAAGGAGCTCGTGGCACCTGCACTACAGATTATCCAATACAGTAAGAACTCTCGACTGCGATCAATGGATATCTTGTGCTTCGAAATAATCTTAAAGTTTTGCCCACTCAATAGTttcagataatttttttttgtggagaTTAAGTGCAGTTTTGGTGACATTATATGAATGAGCTTTGTCTGTCTATAGGCTAGTTTCTAACTTTCTGTTTATGACATGGAGGGGAAATCTTGTATGGATTCCCCTTCTAACATAAATTACTCATTTTAGCATACATCTGAGCTCCTTATATATCAAAATACTGTTACATGATCTTCCTCATGCATGTTGCGGATGAATTTATGTGGTGGTGCATGCCTGACCattgattttctttctttcttgctttgaGAACCTCGCCAATTTTGCTTATTGTTAGATTTTTCTTGTCAGATTTGGATGGGGAGTATGTTGGTGGAAAAGATCCCTTTTCAATAAGAATTTTGTACCCTTTTGTTCGACAATATGAATATATGCTGTAGGGTTTTATAGTTATGCTGGCAGATGTTTGGTTGATTAATCTCTTATTTCCACCTTGTTGGAGACTGATGTTGGTAGTGAGGGGTAATCAAATTTCATACTTTGGCTACTTGAGATGATAAATCAGTTTGATTGTTTCCTTATCTGTGAGGTATTTTCTCTAAGTATGTATATTAGCAACGTAGATTTTTAAACAGGTATTATGCTCCTTTCCGGTTCAATTTTATCTCGATTTCCCTTCTTTACATTTCCAAGAATGTTAGCATGACAGTCGTGTCCCAGTTTAGTGAAGCTGAGGATTTTAAGGACCCTGCATTAGTGTCTTGTGTCTTACTAGTAGGGTAGTGTATAGACCTTAATGTACGCGAATAATGACTGTTTACCTGTAACATGGGGGTTGATTGTGAATTTTGTGCATGATTGGGAAGTGTATCTGGATGCTGATGAAGACATGATAAGCTAGAAGTGCTTATCATGACCTTGAGCCAATGCTTCTGTATAGTTGCAACATTCTCAAAATTCTGCATAACTCATTAATTTCTTGTCCTGACAGGTATGCTTTCGTTGAAAGATCTTGCTGACATCATAGCCACAAAGTTGCAGGATCACATATATGTGGGTGCTGAAATGTATGGGAGGAAGGGTGATGATATGTATCCATGCAAAATGTCAAAGGTTATTGAAGAAAGTGTTGGAAAAGTTGAATATGAGGTAGCTTGGCTTGACAGGAATAAGGAAGTTATGGAAACTTCAGTAATAAATCGGGAAGACCTGAGACAGAAGAAGCCACCATTTAgtagaaattttttgaaatcttTTATTCGGGAATCTACATACCGAAATGCTCCTTGGGTACTCCATGGTAAACTTGCACAAATTCATGGAATCTCAACAAGTGTTCCGGAGAACTTAAGGGGCAAAGTCTCTTTCAAGGATGGTTTACTAGTCTGCAATAAGAGAAGGAAAAACGAGGAGGTATAATATTCATTTACTTGTTGAAGTGATGACATTATCTGCCtgtcttatattttttattatatccAGGAAGCAAAACATGAacgtcaaaattttaaaaggaaaaaagttGAAGGTTCAGCTATAGAAGGTATAGTGCAAATATTTGCTTGATTACATTTTTGTTAGTGGTGGAGCCCTGTACATGGGTGTTTGCTCTTAAAATTAAATGTTTTGCATGGTTGCAACTCCAGTAAAGTTCGTCTTTCTGTTATTGTATCTTGAATTCGCAGAAGGTGACGAACCAGCAGAAGAACCTATCAAGTATCCAATTGATGACCTTTTGGTGCAACCAGATGCAGATGATCCAGTTTTCACGGATCGCCCTTCGCCATTGACAGACTTTAATGTCCCAATGGAATGTGTTGGTGACCTTTTgatggtttgggatttttgctCTTCGTTTGGTAGGCTTTTGCACTTGTGGCCATTCTCTCTTGAGGATTTTGAGAATGCTATCTGCCACAAGATGGGCAATTTGATTCTTCTTGTGGAAACTCATTCGGCTCTTCTCCGGTTGCTCATGAAAGACAATGACGAATATTCTTCAACCATACGGAAAAGAAATCGAAAGTTGAAGGTCATACGCCACTTGCAATCTATTATTTAAATATCTATGTCAGTAGAATCCTTGTTTCTTATACCTGTTCATTTCCTTGGCCATATATTTTTTGGAATTTATGCCCTTCTGATttctttcttatatatatattttttttgtttgattgttcTTTTTAATTTCAGATAACTCTAATTACTTGGACAGAGTATTTGTGCGATTTTCTAGATATGGTGAACAGTTCTGAGTTACGTGGTTACATAGCAACTATCAAGCGGGGGCATTATGGCATTTTAGATGCTCATGCTAAATTGCTAATCTTGCGAGAATTGGTCAGTCATGCACTTGAAACAAATACTCTTAGGGAGAAGTTGGCTAAGTTTGTTGAACAGAGGCAGGCACTTGGAGCCACAATAAGGGGGGAAGCATTGGAGGAAGctagaaagaaaagagaagagaaagatcGTTCGAGAGCAGAGTATGATTCCAATCAAGTTGTGGATTTGGAGAGTAAAGGAAGTGCATCAACAAATGGTAATCATATGAGACAGAACGGAGACatagtaaagaaaataaatggtgAAATCCAAACATCAAGACAGAATTGTGCATCAGAGAAAAGGTCTTGATTCTGCTACTAGCCTTCATTGATATGCGTGTGTATGTGTATCATAATGATTTTCTATGGGTTCAGGTTTAACAATGTCTTTTTTCATTTCTAATAGTGAGAGCAATCAAATTGACAATGCATCAAAGAAAACGGCCAGGAAACAGAACTTGGAAGTGGACATCCCAATACCCAATGGGAAGGGTTTATCTGAGAAGGACCCACATGAATGGTCAAGGGATGATAGAAAGGAAGTCACCGGAAAAAGCAAAGAACAGAGGGTTTGATCTATCTCCTTATTCAGTTCTTTTCTGTGCCTGTTTTTCTGTTCTTGCCTTCTTATGAAACTGCTTACTGCAGAAGGAATATTATGAGCGGGAGATTGAGAAGCGGGTTATACGTACCAATTCCTTGGGTAAAGACCGAAATTATAACAGATATTGGTGGTTCCAGCGTGATGGAAGAATATTTGTTGAGAGTTCTGACTCCAAGCAGTGGGGGAATTACAGTAGTAAGGAAGAGGTATTCAGCTGTTAATATTTTACTAATTGGTTGTGTTCGTTTCTCTCGTTTTCTCTCTTTATTGTTAAATTCGTTTTCTACTTGACATTTTTGAACAGCTGTATTTGTTGATCGGCTCGCTGAATTGcaagggtgagagagagagggcactTAAAAAGCAGCTGGAAAAATTCAATAGCAGAATATGGTTAGTTTTCATTCCCTCTTGCAGTGGATGCTCCTGGCATGAACACACTCAATTAAATATCCTTTCTGTGTTTGgaaaaattttgagatttatggCCAGCATGTCAGCATGTATATGATGGATTATTGTCAAACATTCAAATCCTGATTTAAGAATGATTACATAAAGGTTCAATTGATAAGGTAGAGCAAATGATGATTTGGGCCGGCCCCAATAATGTGATCACTAAGGCTGTTGAGAGATATGAGTTAAGAATAAAAGAGACACACCTTTCTGTTGTTAATTCAAATAGTTTTGGTAGGATGCTGTGTTGAATCCTCAAATTAGTTGGAACACACGATGAAACGTTTGTTATACTTACTGTCATGCATAAAATTGACAACTACTAATAGAATTGAGGAGTTATACACCCCGTagggaaaaatatattttgaaattgtcccttttattataatttaaattgcATCACTTTTGTTGTCGGCTAGTTTTGTTGCCCCGTCCCTTTTGTTATTAATGGCTGCGGTAGTGTGATATTTCAGTTGGAGCAATTCGGCCATGTATATTTCGCGTTTATCTGAATAGTTTTGGTTTGAAATGCAATTTTTAACAGCCTGGAAATGGAAAAGAGATCAAAGGACTTGGTTCAAGAGGTTGCATTGGAGGAAGCAGTGCTGCGAAGGTCTTCTCGTGTAAGAGCCCCACCGAAGAAAAATCCTGCCAATGCTTTCCTAGAGTACGTTAACAAGTGGAAGGAAGACTAATTGAGCTCCCATTTTTGGTTTTTCTCTTTTCGGTTTTTGAGTCCATTAGTCTAGTGATTGCTTGGCTTTGGGGAGTATCTCTGGAGTTGAGGGGGGGGCCAAGGAAAGCGGTGACGGATAAGTAGGAAGGAGAGGAATAGGGATGGAGCGGTTTTATTTTGTTACTGTCAATTTTTTGGTATCCATTCCTCTGGCACTTCAAGTAGACAGACTTTTATTTTTTAGCTCAATACTCAATTTGAGCAAATACTCAATTTCTACAATCTGAGGGATCAAATTATGAGGTTATGGTCATTGCTTCCTTGAAAATTTCTGTATTCCGGTTTCTATAAATGAGTCGAACCTGAAACCTTCATCTTGTTTGGTCTTATTTGGCCCGCGTAGTAGCCACCCCCTACCGACCTACGTTGATATTATTATGTGGTTCTGGTCTTAAGTCAACACGGTAATGTATTTGAATGATTCTACCAATTTTAAAGATAGTTGTGGGCCTAAAGTCAAATCTGGTTCTGGACCGCATATTACATTTAGCTTGGGTCTTGATatctaagtgtaaccctaaaccctatacaTTTATGCGTACACGTCAATTGTATTAATCTAGAAGGGGGTGAATAGGTTATACGTAAGTTCATAACCAATTTTAAAAGTTTTGTCAACTTCGACAGCTAGAAACGGATTTAGAGTACACAACAATTTAACAAGGTAAAACCCAACCACTTTGGGAAACGTCCTCGAGCACTTTGCCAGTCAGAAGATAATCCACCAGTAATGAAATCACAAACACAGAACTTCCGTGGAGCATGAATCATAAACCTTAATCTCTCATGTCTCAAATTTAAACTACATCACAAGGTAACTCAAGATGGAGATGAAGTTCGGTTGTATCGTAAAGCGGATTTGGGTTAGGTGTAGCCGGAACAGAACTACGGTATAGCCGAATTGGCATGATGAGTGTTGCTGGAGGTCCTTTTGACTAGTTAGTTTGTTTATTTACATAATTTCAGGTTCTATCTTTTGATTTTTGGATCTCTTCAAGATCTCTGTGTTGAAGGGTGtcgctgttttgtttgttagatTTACTATCAAATGGTGCTCTTGGATCATGTGGTGATTTGGAGTGACGATTTAGACCTACATGCATCGTGTTTCTTTTCCCAAATTTGGATTGCGAACTTAACTCTTTCAAGTGTATGTACGTCATGCATGCAAGCTccctattatctctataaaatatTCAGATTTTCTGTTTAGATTTTTTTCTCCTATGAGGTGCTTGACTTTTACCATAAGTCTGCCACAAATTATAATGTTTAGAGTGTGTTTTGCAAACTTTCTTTCATTAAGTGGTTCGAAAAATTAacgtttaaattttatatatagatATCAAAAGAATATTTGTAAATCAAATCTTACATAATATTCATACGTACCATCATAGCtgaatttttagtttgaatGGTAAATTTACGTGAAAAGTCAAGTAGAGTAAACAAAGAATTCATGTGTTTGTAATATAGGACATCACATTTTGTAGATCATTTTGTATTACGCGAAAGTGACCTCCATAGATAAGATCGCTTTAAGCCGGATAATACTTTAGCATGCAGTGTAAGCATTTCCAGTAGAATTTAATGaaattgctttgaaaaaaaaaacacgaagTACAGACAGAAAGAGAAACTTTGTTTTGGAAAACGAGGTCACATGGATGTCAAGAAAAACTTGCTGAGTGATCTACAACCACACATTATCATATACTTCGAGATGGAAGAAACTGGGTAAGGATTCTCTTCAAATTCTCTTCGTGGGAATTCGAAAATCAATTATTgtatctgttcatcgtacatcgtacgatcagttttcgttaggtattatttatattcaattttaaacttaaaatttaaaataatttctaattacataatgtacgatgaacgaacacaatTGATTAATCATTCACATCTCCACAAAAAAATTCGGAAATGATCTTATTCCGAAGGAACTACCTTTAACTAGTCTGGAATCTGCAATAGCTAAATAATTTTATATTGGCCTTAAAattttatcaattcaataacTAAATAATTTTATATTGGCCTTAAACTTTGAGAGGTCACGTCGCTGTCACTATGAGTAATTAATTGATTGTATCCGTTGCTATTTGCGAAGGATTTACTATACAAAAtgtttatattataatttattataCAAAGATATTTtggcaaaaaaattaataaaatataaaattatttagttattgaattgataaaaaCAGATAGTCGAAATTAGTAAAAGAAATAAACTGTTTgtctatttattataattaattaactactttttaattgatttttctaAAAAGATACTTTTTAAAAGGTGttttataatataattggttCCTAAAATGTATGGCGAACCAATGTTCTTGCGTACGAATTACTCCACACTTTTTTTTCTGCAGCCTAGTATATCCAAATAGGGGAAATCTAGCACACCCTATATACCCCTCATTCCTGAGTCAATCACCAAAAAGGGCACAAAGCGCTAGTggatacatatatacatatacatacacacatatatacacatgCATATACAtctaatatacatacatacacatatatatctGTATAGATACTAGTCCTGTGCATTAGGGCATTGGAGGAGGAAACTTATCAGTTGGAATGAGGCCCAGCCGTAACAAACCAGTTCCATCTTTATCCTTCATTTTAGTGGGATTAATACTCGGATTATTAACTTTGGCAGTAATTTTGTTGGCAACCTCAAGCGccttctcatcttcttcttcttcagagaTAACGTCGACAGTAGCTGCTGCTTCAGCAGCAACTGGAGACTCTCTTCCTGCTTTATCATCCgctcaaccaccaccaccaccacaacctccactcCTAACTACAGCGGCCGCagctccttctccttctcctgccCCTCAAATATTAgtgagtctctctctctctctctctctctctctctctctctctctctctctctcaattttcttaattatatatCTCAAGTTAATCTGGTGTTTTGTTGATTAGGCAGCTGATGTGTTGCAAGAGACGATAATCCAGAAAGTAGAGGGAGATGTAACTAATTATACAGCTAAAAAGAATGATGACGTTGCTAATAGAACAGTGTTCATCAGCGGCAGCCAGCTTGATAAAGTAGAAGCAAGTTTGGGTAGAGCAAGGTCTTCCATAAGACAAGCTGCTCTAGTTAGGAATAAAACATCTACACATCAAGACCCTGATTATGTTCCTCTAGGTCCCATATATCGCAACCCTAACGCCTTCCACAGGTACGTTACTTACAGAAAAATCGACTTCGATTAATTagtaattcaaattcaaattcacacTCAAGCTAGCATAAGAAATTATTAACAAATATTTAGGAGTTATTggataatcatttcgttttcagttttcactCAAACGTGAAAACCAAAAAGTGAAAAACttttttcttatgttttcaaagtttagttttcagtttttcaaaataataaaactaaacttccttcttgagttttcaaattttagttgtaaatttttagttttttgaaaACCGAAAATAGTTACCAAACAAGTAAAAAGtacgaaatgattatcaaacagaCTCTTAATAAATTAGTTGTTGTTATatatatcataaaaaataaaatggaaaatggCATGCAGGAGTTACCTAGAGATGGAGAAGGTGTTCAAGATATACGTATACGAAGAAGGAGAGGTTCCAATATTTCACGACGGACCATGCAGGAGTATATATTCATCGGAGGGAAGGTTTATTCATGAGATGGAGAAGGGCAAATTGTACCGTACAAAAGACCCTCACAAGGCACTTGTTTATTTCCTTCCATTCAGTGTGGTTAACATGGTTCAGTATATCTACATACCTGAAACCTTTGATCGAAGTGGCATGAAGCTTGCTGTGGTCGACTACATCAATCTCATCTCTCACAAACATCCCTTCTGGAATCGAAGCCTCGGTGCCGATCATTTCATGTTGTCCTGTCACGATTGGGTACGTATCTCACCTCTGTTAATTACCTTCTACATACACTATATCTACCTTCTTTTTATAATTAACTATATGCACTCCAAACTGAATATTTTATAATCTTATGTGTTCTCGTAAATGAATACGGGAGgctaaataaatttttttttttaaaattacttgATTTTTattggataatacttgcatacTCTATTGCGAATAACGTTTTTGACCGTACAAATTTCATAATCGAAattattcaatttcttaatctttatttggagaccacccctacaaaatcatttcaatagaAGATCATTTAGTCATTAAGGTGTATGGAACAAATGGACAATGTAGATACAAAGTAATATATTCATGATAACCcgtctatttatttgatacatttaatTAGATGATTAAACAATCTCGAattcgaaattttttttataagattgatcttcaaatgaagattaataaaCTGAACAGTTCTAACCGTAGATTTTATTCGGTCAAGATATGTTATTCACAAATGAAAGTATAAATGCATCTTCATATTGGGATGCAAAGTCACttgaacttttttctttttaactacCAACCCATTGCTTACTAGTAAAATAACCGTTTtcataaaaattagtaaaataaCCGTTTATTAGCTTCCAAATGCATATAAGGCCCATACCAGCACACAATCTGACAATCCTCTCATTTTCTCATTTGTCTTTCTATATgtctctttcattttgcatatacATGCAAAGGGCCACCACTGCAATTTGTGGTTTAGAGATATCTAGCTAGCCACCCATCTCTttgatagaaaaaataaaaattagtcaTGATGGAAGACTTAAGTAGGAATTACCAAAGTTTTACGTCGTTCTAGAGTATGGAATATTCCGGatcttaattaattttaaacaaaggTTTAAAACATTTGGAGTATTCTCATATATACG of the Pyrus communis chromosome 1, drPyrComm1.1, whole genome shotgun sequence genome contains:
- the LOC137746559 gene encoding uncharacterized protein — its product is MPLLKRKPFPLAELPDDLESHELVYQVRTTKEIFRDYGEYLNRINLYRMRIWMCKVSGKTNLTYEEALLSEERATEKVQQFPKELVAPALQIIQYSMLSLKDLADIIATKLQDHIYVGAEMYGRKGDDMYPCKMSKVIEESVGKVEYEVAWLDRNKEVMETSVINREDLRQKKPPFSRNFLKSFIRESTYRNAPWVLHGKLAQIHGISTSVPENLRGKVSFKDGLLVCNKRRKNEEEAKHERQNFKRKKVEGSAIEEGDEPAEEPIKYPIDDLLVQPDADDPVFTDRPSPLTDFNVPMECVGDLLMVWDFCSSFGRLLHLWPFSLEDFENAICHKMGNLILLVETHSALLRLLMKDNDEYSSTIRKRNRKLKITLITWTEYLCDFLDMVNSSELRGYIATIKRGHYGILDAHAKLLILRELVSHALETNTLREKLAKFVEQRQALGATIRGEALEEARKKREEKDRSRAEYDSNQVVDLESKGSASTNGNHMRQNGDIVKKINGEIQTSRQNCASEKSESNQIDNASKKTARKQNLEVDIPIPNGKGLSEKDPHEWSRDDRKEVTGKSKEQRKEYYEREIEKRVIRTNSLGKDRNYNRYWWFQRDGRIFVESSDSKQWGNYSSKEELYLLIGSLNCKGERERALKKQLEKFNSRICLEMEKRSKDLVQEVALEEAVLRRSSRVRAPPKKNPANAFLEYVNKWKED
- the LOC137717348 gene encoding probable glycosyltransferase At5g03795, yielding MRPSRNKPVPSLSFILVGLILGLLTLAVILLATSSAFSSSSSSEITSTVAAASAATGDSLPALSSAQPPPPPQPPLLTTAAAAPSPSPAPQILAADVLQETIIQKVEGDVTNYTAKKNDDVANRTVFISGSQLDKVEASLGRARSSIRQAALVRNKTSTHQDPDYVPLGPIYRNPNAFHRSYLEMEKVFKIYVYEEGEVPIFHDGPCRSIYSSEGRFIHEMEKGKLYRTKDPHKALVYFLPFSVVNMVQYIYIPETFDRSGMKLAVVDYINLISHKHPFWNRSLGADHFMLSCHDWGPTTTSFVPDLFHNSIRVLCNANTSEGFDPSKDASFPEINLKTSEMPRIGGQPPSKRSTLAFFAGRLHGHIRYLLLNEWKGKDQDVQVYDQLPQGVSYENMLKSSKFCLCPSGYEVASPRVVEAIYAECVPVLISDGYVPPFSDVLNWKSFSLQVPVKNISDIKTILTAISSRQYLRMQRRVKQVQRHFLVNGPPKRYDAFHMIVHSIWLRRLNIRIQDVFT